A genomic stretch from Hymenobacter psoromatis includes:
- a CDS encoding transglycosylase — protein MGVGFFLTYPLLVRSNFLFLFGKSPSLEELENPKVEQPSQVFTADGVLMGRYFRENRSPVRLREMSPWLVKALIATEDARYYDHSGIDAPSLAASIYYGLRGDKRGGSTISQQLAKNLYKTRRAENRGALSHIPGVGTMVAKTKEWITAVELERRYTKREILRMYLNTVEYGSNAFGIKVAAKTFFSTSPDSLNAVQAATLVGLLNNPTAFNPRFHPAASRRRRNVVLQRLGQAGDLKLAEVKALQAEPIVLDYQVEKHVDGPDNYFRGAISQTVNHWCEAHGYDMYRDGLRIYTTLDSRMQDHAEQAVHQRMKMLQQQFDSFWRNRDENPWVDEEGHEIPGFIETQMKRTQSYHSLAARYQGQPARLDSALHAKRPMKVFTWKKQDGDTTLVLSPLDSLAYYKRFLQAGMMTMDPFTGSIKAWVGGLDYRFFQYDHVKQGKRQAGSTFKPFVYLTALANGYSPCDRIRDQRVTINYVENGKPMEWQPDNVTREYTGINMTLRSAMARSVNSVTAQLTEKVGWGKVAEYAHKVGITSPLLPVPSIGLGSAGDVSVYEMVDAYATFLNNGFRSEPRLITRIEDRNGNVIQQFDPVQHRAITPETAWLMTYMLRGGMEEPGGTSQGLWDFQDLWRKDNQIGGKTGTTSNYSDGWYMGITKDLVSGIWVGGEDRSIHFFRSQQGEGGRMALPIFGRYMESIYKDKSLSYDYGPFPKAPAGLKRKYVCYTEYEPRHRAEAIDTLAADNLLDQLNRGGRDSVQ, from the coding sequence ATCGGGGTAGGATTTTTTCTGACGTATCCGCTGCTGGTGCGCAGCAACTTTCTGTTCCTCTTCGGCAAGTCGCCGAGCCTCGAAGAGCTGGAAAATCCCAAAGTAGAGCAACCCTCGCAGGTCTTCACGGCCGATGGCGTGCTCATGGGCCGCTACTTCCGCGAAAACCGTTCGCCGGTGCGCCTCCGCGAGATGTCGCCCTGGCTCGTGAAGGCCCTCATCGCCACCGAAGACGCGCGCTACTACGACCATTCGGGCATCGACGCGCCCTCGCTGGCGGCCTCCATCTACTACGGCTTGCGGGGCGATAAGCGCGGCGGTTCCACCATCAGCCAGCAGCTGGCCAAGAACTTATATAAAACCCGTCGCGCCGAGAACCGGGGCGCATTGAGCCACATTCCGGGGGTAGGGACAATGGTAGCCAAAACCAAGGAGTGGATTACGGCCGTGGAACTGGAGCGCCGCTACACCAAGCGCGAAATCCTGCGCATGTACCTGAATACCGTTGAATACGGCTCCAATGCCTTCGGTATCAAGGTGGCGGCCAAGACGTTTTTCAGCACCTCGCCCGACAGCCTCAACGCCGTGCAGGCCGCTACCCTCGTCGGGTTGCTGAACAATCCCACGGCCTTCAACCCACGCTTTCACCCGGCCGCCTCGCGCCGCCGCCGCAACGTGGTATTGCAGCGCCTGGGTCAGGCCGGCGACTTGAAATTAGCCGAGGTGAAGGCTCTGCAAGCCGAGCCCATCGTGCTTGATTATCAAGTGGAAAAGCACGTCGATGGCCCCGACAACTATTTCCGCGGGGCCATTAGCCAGACGGTGAACCACTGGTGCGAAGCCCACGGCTACGACATGTACCGCGACGGCCTGCGCATCTACACTACCCTCGACTCACGCATGCAGGACCACGCCGAGCAGGCCGTGCATCAGCGCATGAAAATGCTTCAGCAGCAGTTCGATAGCTTCTGGCGCAACCGGGACGAAAATCCCTGGGTGGACGAGGAGGGCCACGAAATTCCCGGCTTCATCGAAACCCAGATGAAGCGCACCCAGAGCTACCACAGCCTGGCCGCCCGCTACCAGGGCCAGCCCGCGCGCCTCGATTCGGCCCTGCACGCCAAGCGCCCGATGAAGGTATTTACCTGGAAAAAGCAGGACGGCGATACCACGCTGGTCCTATCGCCGCTCGATTCGCTGGCCTATTATAAGCGCTTTTTGCAGGCCGGCATGATGACGATGGACCCTTTCACGGGCTCCATCAAAGCCTGGGTGGGCGGCTTGGATTACCGCTTTTTCCAGTATGACCACGTGAAGCAGGGCAAGCGCCAAGCCGGCTCCACTTTCAAGCCCTTCGTGTATCTCACGGCGCTGGCCAACGGCTACTCGCCCTGCGACCGGATTCGCGACCAGCGCGTGACGATTAACTACGTCGAAAACGGCAAGCCGATGGAATGGCAACCCGACAACGTGACCCGCGAATACACCGGCATCAACATGACGCTGCGCTCGGCGATGGCGCGCTCCGTCAACTCCGTCACGGCCCAGCTGACCGAGAAAGTGGGCTGGGGTAAAGTGGCCGAGTACGCGCATAAAGTGGGGATTACCAGTCCGTTGCTGCCGGTGCCGAGTATCGGCCTGGGCTCGGCCGGCGACGTGAGCGTGTACGAGATGGTGGACGCCTACGCCACATTTCTCAACAACGGCTTTCGGTCGGAGCCCCGCCTCATCACCCGCATCGAGGACCGCAACGGCAACGTCATCCAGCAGTTCGACCCCGTGCAGCACCGCGCCATCACGCCCGAAACGGCTTGGCTGATGACCTACATGTTGCGCGGCGGCATGGAGGAACCGGGCGGCACCTCGCAGGGCCTCTGGGATTTTCAGGACCTGTGGCGCAAAGACAACCAGATTGGCGGCAAAACCGGCACCACTTCCAACTATTCCGACGGCTGGTACATGGGCATCACCAAAGACCTGGTTTCCGGCATTTGGGTGGGCGGCGAAGACCGCAGCATCCACTTTTTTCGCTCGCAGCAGGGCGAGGGCGGCCGCATGGCCCTGCCCATTTTCGGCCGCTACATGGAAAGCATTTATAAGGATAAAAGCCTGAGCTACGACTACGGCCCCTTCCCCAAAGCCCCCGCCGGCCTCAAGCGTAAGTACGTGTGCTACACCGAGTACGAGCCCCGCCATCGCGCCGAAGCCATTGACACCCTAGCCGCCGATAACCTGCTCGACCAGCTGAACCGGGGGGGTAGGGATAGCGTGCAGTAG
- a CDS encoding arginine decarboxylase has protein sequence MDTYQDLITQTFDFPNADFQVRDNELFFHDIDLMALVKKHGTPLRLTYLPKISSQIQRAKKWFADGIAETGYTGSYSYAYCTKSSHFRFVLDEALKNDVHLETSSWFDISIIRSLYEQGKFDKAKYIICNGFKTEEYKHDITALLNDGFANCTPILDSPNEIDYYTAHVNAGTKVKMGLRLASDEEPRFQFYTSRLGIRYADAVPIFEQKIKNDPRFELTMLHYFISTGIKDTSYYWSELSRFIHKYCELRKICPSLQTIDIGGGLPIQTSIQLEYDYPYMIAEILRTIQRICAEEGVPEPNIFTEFGIFTVGESGATIYSILDEKLQNDKELWYMIDGSFITNLPDTWALNQRFIMLALNGWQRPYRKIQLGGLTCDSQDYYNSEKHIYQTFLPQLQPARSQPATDEPIYVGFFHTGAYQESLSGYGGIKHCLIPAPKHVILDRAADGTLTDTVFAPKQEAASMLKILGYTE, from the coding sequence ATGGATACCTACCAGGACCTTATCACCCAAACCTTCGATTTCCCAAACGCCGATTTTCAGGTACGTGACAACGAGTTGTTTTTTCACGACATCGACCTAATGGCCCTGGTCAAAAAGCACGGCACTCCGCTGCGCCTCACGTACTTACCCAAAATCAGCTCCCAGATTCAGCGGGCCAAAAAGTGGTTTGCCGACGGCATTGCCGAAACCGGCTACACGGGCTCGTATTCCTACGCCTACTGCACCAAGTCGTCGCACTTCCGCTTCGTGCTCGATGAGGCGCTGAAGAACGATGTGCACCTCGAAACCTCATCGTGGTTCGATATCAGCATCATTCGCTCACTCTACGAGCAAGGCAAGTTTGACAAGGCTAAGTACATCATTTGCAACGGGTTCAAGACCGAAGAGTACAAGCACGATATCACGGCGCTGCTCAACGACGGCTTCGCTAATTGCACGCCCATCCTCGATTCGCCCAACGAAATCGACTACTACACGGCCCACGTCAACGCCGGTACCAAGGTCAAAATGGGCCTGCGCCTGGCCTCCGACGAGGAGCCGCGCTTCCAGTTTTACACCTCGCGCCTGGGCATTCGCTACGCCGACGCGGTGCCGATTTTCGAGCAGAAAATCAAGAATGACCCGCGCTTCGAGCTGACCATGCTGCATTATTTTATCAGCACCGGCATCAAGGACACGTCGTACTACTGGTCTGAGCTGTCGCGCTTTATTCACAAATACTGCGAGCTGCGCAAGATTTGCCCGAGTCTGCAAACCATCGACATTGGCGGCGGCCTGCCCATCCAGACCTCTATTCAGCTGGAGTACGACTATCCGTACATGATTGCCGAAATCCTGCGCACCATCCAGCGCATTTGCGCTGAGGAGGGCGTGCCGGAACCCAACATCTTCACTGAGTTTGGCATCTTCACGGTGGGCGAGAGCGGGGCCACGATTTATTCCATTCTGGATGAGAAGTTGCAGAACGACAAGGAGTTGTGGTATATGATTGACGGCTCGTTCATCACCAACCTACCCGATACCTGGGCCTTGAACCAGCGCTTCATTATGCTGGCCCTCAACGGCTGGCAGCGGCCCTACCGCAAAATCCAGCTCGGCGGCCTCACCTGCGACTCGCAGGACTACTACAACTCCGAGAAGCACATCTATCAGACCTTCCTGCCGCAGCTGCAACCCGCTCGCAGCCAGCCCGCTACCGACGAACCCATCTATGTGGGCTTCTTCCACACTGGGGCCTACCAGGAAAGCCTGAGCGGCTACGGTGGCATCAAGCACTGCCTCATTCCGGCGCCCAAGCACGTCATCCTCGACCGCGCCGCCGATGGCACCCTCACCGACACCGTTTTTGCCCCCAAGCAGGAGGCGGCCAGCATGTTAAAAATCCTGGGCTATACGGAATAG
- a CDS encoding arginase, with protein sequence MKRIKLIEVRSELGAGTRGASLGPDALRVACLNKGSDYFRRYNAVVTQDLNHVLFDKNSFAHAKHIDAIYTVQKGIASAVEQTLRFGEFPLVLAGDHSSANATIAGIKAAYPHKKLGVIWIDAHADIHSPYTTPSGNVHGMPLAAALGEDNRPCQRNQPDADTEFFWRRLQNLAEPGPKVLPEHLVYVAVRDTEPEENAIIERLHIKWIKLDEFQAKGSRQLTREIYEHLRFCDLVYISFDVDSLDSEFSKGTGTPVEKGLYLSEAENLCQDLLENERVVCFEMVEINPTLDNENTMAKNAFNILEKATAAIERRLRMDEVVSR encoded by the coding sequence ATGAAACGCATCAAGCTTATTGAAGTCCGCTCCGAACTCGGGGCCGGCACGCGCGGGGCCAGCCTCGGTCCCGACGCCCTGCGCGTGGCCTGCCTCAACAAAGGCTCCGACTATTTTCGGCGCTACAACGCCGTGGTGACGCAGGATTTGAACCACGTGCTGTTCGACAAAAATTCGTTTGCCCACGCCAAGCACATCGACGCGATTTATACCGTGCAGAAAGGAATTGCCAGCGCCGTGGAGCAGACGCTGCGCTTCGGCGAATTTCCGTTGGTGCTGGCCGGCGACCACAGCAGCGCCAACGCCACCATCGCGGGCATCAAGGCCGCCTACCCCCACAAAAAGCTGGGAGTCATCTGGATAGATGCGCATGCCGACATCCATTCGCCCTACACCACGCCCAGCGGCAACGTGCATGGCATGCCGCTGGCCGCTGCGTTGGGCGAAGACAACCGGCCCTGCCAGCGCAACCAACCCGACGCCGACACCGAGTTTTTCTGGCGCCGCCTCCAAAACCTGGCCGAGCCCGGCCCTAAGGTGCTCCCCGAACACTTGGTTTACGTGGCCGTGCGCGACACCGAGCCCGAGGAAAACGCCATTATCGAACGTCTGCATATCAAGTGGATAAAGCTCGACGAGTTTCAGGCGAAAGGCTCGCGCCAGCTCACGCGGGAGATTTATGAGCACCTGCGCTTCTGCGACCTCGTGTATATTTCTTTTGATGTAGATAGTCTCGATTCGGAGTTCAGCAAGGGCACCGGCACGCCCGTCGAAAAGGGTTTGTACCTCTCCGAAGCCGAAAACCTGTGCCAGGATTTGCTGGAAAACGAGCGGGTCGTGTGCTTCGAGATGGTCGAAATCAATCCCACCCTCGACAACGAAAACACGATGGCCAAAAACGCCTTCAATATTTTAGAAAAGGCTACCGCTGCCATCGAGCGCCGCCTGCGCATGGATGAGGTGGTGAGCCGGTAG
- a CDS encoding arginine--tRNA ligase: MQQLEQTLQTALQAAAQATFGQEIPAASLVLQPTRKDFAGSFTLVTFPLTKAFGKGPEAIGQALGEWLQAHAPAVRGYNVVKGFLNLEIADAEWLKLFGELLSQPAGAPVPFDGPKNVVVEYSSPNTNKPLHLGHLRNNFLGYSVAEILKATGATVTKANLVNDRGIHICKSMIAYQRFGEGTTPASAGLKGDHLAGKYYVLFEKHYREEIRQLEAEGVANEIAKKQAPLMLEAQQMLQQWEAGDEEVMALWHRMNGWVYDGFNATYANIGVDFDKFYYESGTYLLGKERVAEGLQKGVFFQKENGSVWVDLQAEGLDEKLLLRADGTSVYITQDLGTAELKYQDFGYDSSIYVIADEQNYHMQVLQATLKKLGKSYADAIHHLSYGMVDLPSGKMKSREGTVVDADELVKEVEEAAKAATLEKGKTEGLGDEELTQLYHTLGLGALKYYLLKVDPKKRMLFNPEESVRLEGDTGPFIQYSYARISSIRRKALEQGVAEITDFSQLDALQPTEQELIQQLAGYAGVVAEAARSLSPAVVAQYAYDVAKSYNRFFTEVPILKEDINPLKKAFRVALSDKTAEILKTSLGLLGIDVPERM, encoded by the coding sequence GTGCAACAGCTAGAACAAACCCTCCAAACCGCCCTGCAAGCGGCCGCCCAGGCCACTTTCGGACAGGAAATTCCCGCCGCCAGCCTCGTGCTCCAGCCCACGCGCAAGGACTTCGCCGGCAGCTTCACCCTCGTCACGTTTCCGCTCACCAAAGCCTTCGGCAAAGGCCCCGAAGCCATTGGCCAGGCGCTGGGCGAGTGGCTGCAAGCCCACGCGCCCGCCGTGCGCGGCTACAACGTGGTCAAGGGTTTCCTGAACCTCGAAATTGCCGATGCTGAGTGGCTCAAGCTCTTCGGCGAGCTGCTGAGCCAGCCGGCCGGCGCGCCCGTGCCCTTCGACGGCCCCAAAAATGTGGTGGTTGAGTATTCGTCGCCCAACACCAACAAGCCCCTGCACCTGGGCCACTTGCGCAATAACTTTCTGGGCTACAGCGTGGCCGAGATTCTGAAGGCTACCGGCGCTACGGTCACCAAGGCCAATCTCGTGAACGACCGCGGCATCCACATCTGTAAGTCGATGATTGCCTACCAGCGTTTCGGCGAGGGCACCACGCCCGCGAGCGCGGGCCTCAAAGGCGACCACCTGGCTGGCAAATATTACGTGCTCTTCGAGAAGCATTACCGCGAGGAAATCAGGCAGTTAGAAGCCGAAGGCGTGGCCAACGAAATCGCCAAAAAGCAGGCGCCGCTGATGCTCGAAGCTCAGCAGATGCTGCAACAGTGGGAGGCTGGCGACGAGGAAGTAATGGCCCTCTGGCACCGCATGAACGGCTGGGTTTATGACGGTTTCAACGCCACCTACGCCAACATCGGCGTCGATTTCGATAAGTTTTACTACGAGTCGGGCACCTACCTGCTGGGCAAGGAGCGCGTGGCCGAAGGCCTGCAAAAAGGCGTGTTTTTCCAAAAAGAAAACGGCTCGGTGTGGGTTGATTTACAGGCCGAAGGCCTCGACGAAAAGCTGCTGCTGCGCGCCGACGGCACCAGCGTTTACATCACGCAGGACCTGGGCACGGCCGAGCTGAAATACCAGGATTTTGGCTACGACAGCAGCATCTACGTCATCGCCGACGAGCAGAACTACCACATGCAGGTGCTGCAAGCCACGCTCAAAAAGCTGGGCAAGTCCTACGCCGACGCCATTCACCACCTCAGCTACGGCATGGTCGATTTGCCCTCGGGCAAGATGAAAAGCCGCGAAGGCACCGTAGTGGATGCCGATGAGCTGGTGAAGGAGGTGGAAGAAGCCGCTAAAGCCGCGACCCTCGAAAAAGGCAAAACCGAAGGCCTCGGCGACGAGGAATTAACGCAGCTTTACCACACGCTGGGCCTGGGCGCGCTCAAGTATTACCTGCTGAAAGTTGACCCCAAAAAGCGCATGCTCTTCAACCCCGAGGAGTCGGTGCGGCTGGAAGGCGACACGGGGCCGTTTATCCAATATTCCTACGCCCGTATCTCGTCCATTCGTCGCAAAGCGCTGGAGCAAGGGGTAGCCGAAATTACCGATTTCAGCCAGTTAGACGCGCTGCAACCCACTGAGCAGGAGCTGATTCAGCAATTGGCCGGCTACGCGGGGGTAGTGGCCGAAGCAGCCCGTTCGCTCTCGCCCGCCGTGGTGGCGCAGTACGCCTACGACGTGGCCAAAAGCTACAACCGCTTCTTCACCGAAGTGCCGATTTTGAAGGAAGATATTAACCCGCTGAAAAAAGCTTTCCGCGTGGCCCTTTCCGACAAAACCGCCGAAATCCTCAAAACCAGCCTCGGCCTGCTCGGCATCGACGTGCCCGAGCGCATGTAA
- a CDS encoding Rossman fold protein, TIGR00730 family: MKSVAVYCGSSSGNQEIYTQQAQEMGRELARRDLTLVYGGGCVGLMGTIADAVLAEGGRVIGVIPGFLADKELAHRGCTELHIVDTMHQRKLLMADLAEGFVAMPGGFGTLEELFEVLTWGQLGLHGKPVGLLNTQGFYDALLALLDHMSAEAFLRQENRGQVLQNPNAAALLDAMAQYQPVRLEKWLTPEKS, translated from the coding sequence ATGAAAAGCGTAGCAGTGTACTGCGGCTCCAGCAGCGGCAACCAGGAAATTTATACCCAACAAGCGCAGGAAATGGGTCGTGAGCTAGCTCGTCGCGACCTCACCCTCGTGTACGGGGGCGGCTGCGTGGGCCTCATGGGCACCATCGCCGACGCCGTGCTGGCCGAGGGGGGTAGGGTAATTGGCGTCATCCCCGGCTTTTTGGCTGATAAGGAGCTGGCGCACAGGGGCTGCACCGAGCTGCATATCGTGGACACCATGCACCAGCGCAAGCTGCTCATGGCCGACCTGGCCGAAGGCTTCGTAGCCATGCCCGGCGGCTTCGGCACGCTCGAAGAATTATTCGAAGTGCTGACCTGGGGCCAGCTGGGCCTGCACGGCAAGCCGGTGGGCCTGCTCAACACCCAGGGCTTCTACGACGCGCTGCTGGCGCTGCTCGACCACATGAGCGCCGAGGCCTTTTTGCGTCAGGAAAACCGCGGCCAGGTGCTGCAAAACCCCAACGCCGCCGCCCTGCTCGACGCGATGGCACAGTACCAGCCCGTGCGTCTCGAAAAGTGGCTCACGCCGGAAAAAAGCTAA
- a CDS encoding general stress protein, translated as MSPEQQRRIASDGGRASHESGRGHRFSAEEARAAGRKGGQISRRGPKKSE; from the coding sequence ATGTCGCCCGAGCAGCAGCGGCGCATTGCCAGCGACGGCGGCCGCGCCTCGCACGAGAGTGGCCGCGGCCACCGCTTTTCGGCGGAAGAAGCCCGCGCCGCTGGCCGCAAAGGAGGCCAAATAAGCCGTCGCGGCCCAAAAAAGAGTGAGTAA
- a CDS encoding o-succinylbenzoate synthase, translating into MLTLSYQRRALHFNFPARTSRGALTEHVAYYLALRTARQPGLVGWGEAAPLAGLSPDYSPDFEGAVADFCRQFNQAGHSVLPAAAAAALVPATLPALRFALETAALDLAGGGRHQLYANEFSQGRAGLPINGLVWMGDAAFMRAQIRQKLAAGYACLKVKIGSLDFETELALLAEIRAEADAARLTLRVDANGAFAPAEAPARLAALARFDLHSIEQPIAAGQWPALARVCRESPVPVALDEELIGLTDPAHQEKMLDAVRPPYLVLKPTLLGGHAATRRWIALAEARGIGWWITSALESNVGLNAVAQLTGEYDVAGFAQGLGTGQLYDNNLAAPLHIRAGMLHYDPAGTWASVG; encoded by the coding sequence ATGCTAACACTTTCTTACCAGCGGCGGGCGCTGCACTTCAACTTCCCGGCCCGCACCTCGCGCGGGGCGCTCACCGAGCACGTGGCCTATTATTTGGCGCTGCGCACTGCGCGCCAGCCCGGCCTCGTGGGGTGGGGCGAAGCCGCGCCGCTGGCGGGCCTCAGCCCCGATTACAGCCCCGACTTTGAAGGCGCGGTGGCTGATTTTTGCCGGCAGTTCAACCAGGCGGGGCACTCGGTGTTGCCGGCCGCGGCCGCCGCGGCGTTGGTGCCCGCTACGCTGCCGGCCCTGCGTTTCGCCCTCGAAACAGCCGCGCTCGACCTGGCCGGGGGGGGTAGGCACCAATTGTATGCCAACGAATTTAGTCAGGGCCGGGCCGGCCTGCCGATAAATGGACTGGTCTGGATGGGCGACGCGGCCTTTATGCGTGCGCAAATCAGGCAGAAGCTGGCCGCCGGCTACGCCTGCTTGAAGGTGAAAATCGGCAGCCTGGATTTCGAAACCGAGCTGGCGCTGCTGGCCGAAATCCGGGCTGAGGCCGATGCCGCGCGGCTCACGCTGCGCGTTGATGCCAATGGCGCTTTCGCGCCCGCCGAGGCCCCGGCCCGACTGGCCGCGCTGGCCCGCTTCGACCTGCATTCTATTGAGCAGCCCATTGCGGCGGGGCAGTGGCCGGCTCTGGCGCGGGTGTGCCGCGAGTCGCCGGTGCCCGTGGCGCTCGATGAAGAGCTTATTGGCCTCACCGACCCCGCTCATCAGGAAAAAATGCTCGATGCCGTGCGCCCGCCCTACCTGGTGCTCAAGCCCACGCTGCTGGGCGGCCACGCCGCCACCCGCCGCTGGATTGCCCTGGCCGAGGCGCGCGGCATTGGCTGGTGGATAACCTCGGCCCTCGAATCCAACGTGGGCCTCAACGCCGTGGCCCAGCTCACGGGCGAATACGACGTGGCCGGCTTTGCCCAGGGCCTGGGAACCGGCCAATTGTACGATAACAACCTGGCCGCGCCGCTGCACATTCGCGCCGGAATGCTGCACTACGACCCCGCCGGCACCTGGGCAAGCGTGGGGTAG
- a CDS encoding pyruvate dehydrogenase — protein sequence MRTIQFREALREAMNEEMRRDPSVFLMGEEVAEYNGAYKVSQGMLDEFGAERVIDTPIAELGFAGIGVGAAINGLKPIIEFMTFNFSLVAIDQVINSAAKIYSMSGGQYSCPIVFRGPTGNAGMLSSQHSQNFENWYANCPGLKVVVPSNPYDAKGLLKAAIRDPDPVIFMESELMYGDKGEVPEEEYILEIGKANIVREGKDVTLVSFGKMMKLLYTAADELAQEGISAEVIDLRSVRPIDYDTLINSVKKTNRMVVVEEAWPLASISGELAYMVQRRAFDYLDAPVIRITCADVPLPYAPTLIEASLPNVARILQAVKEVTYAKA from the coding sequence ATGCGTACCATTCAATTCCGCGAGGCCCTGCGTGAGGCCATGAACGAAGAAATGCGCCGCGACCCGTCGGTTTTCCTGATGGGCGAGGAGGTAGCCGAATACAACGGGGCCTACAAGGTCAGCCAGGGAATGCTGGATGAGTTTGGGGCCGAGCGCGTGATTGATACGCCGATTGCCGAGCTGGGCTTTGCCGGCATCGGGGTAGGGGCGGCAATTAATGGCCTTAAGCCGATTATCGAGTTTATGACCTTCAACTTCTCGTTGGTGGCTATTGACCAGGTAATCAACTCGGCGGCTAAAATCTACTCGATGTCGGGCGGGCAGTATTCGTGCCCCATCGTGTTTCGCGGGCCGACTGGCAACGCCGGGATGCTCTCGTCGCAGCACTCGCAGAACTTTGAGAACTGGTACGCGAACTGCCCCGGCCTGAAAGTGGTAGTGCCCTCGAACCCCTACGACGCCAAGGGCCTGCTGAAAGCTGCCATCCGCGACCCCGACCCGGTGATTTTCATGGAGTCGGAGCTGATGTACGGCGACAAGGGCGAGGTGCCCGAAGAAGAATATATCCTCGAAATTGGCAAGGCCAACATCGTGCGCGAGGGGAAGGACGTGACGCTGGTCAGCTTCGGCAAAATGATGAAGCTGCTCTACACCGCCGCCGACGAGCTGGCCCAAGAAGGCATTAGCGCTGAGGTAATTGACCTGCGCTCGGTGCGCCCCATCGACTACGACACGCTTATCAACTCGGTGAAAAAGACGAACCGCATGGTGGTGGTAGAAGAGGCCTGGCCGCTGGCCAGCATCTCGGGCGAACTGGCCTACATGGTGCAGCGCCGCGCCTTCGACTACCTCGACGCGCCGGTTATCCGCATCACCTGCGCCGACGTGCCGCTGCCCTACGCCCCTACCCTCATCGAAGCGTCGCTGCCCAACGTGGCTCGCATCCTACAGGCCGTGAAGGAAGTAACTTACGCAAAAGCCTAA
- a CDS encoding PspC family transcriptional regulator produces MHRLTDFIESQSFGLCSALGQRWGFSTRSIRLSFVYASFFTFGSPIVLYFAGAFWMNVRRAMREQRSTVWDL; encoded by the coding sequence ATGCACCGCCTCACCGACTTTATCGAATCGCAGTCCTTCGGGTTGTGCTCGGCGCTGGGGCAGCGCTGGGGCTTTAGTACGCGCAGCATCCGGCTCTCGTTTGTGTACGCGTCTTTCTTCACGTTTGGCTCGCCCATCGTGCTCTATTTCGCCGGTGCTTTCTGGATGAACGTGCGCCGCGCCATGCGGGAACAGCGTAGCACGGTCTGGGATTTATAG
- a CDS encoding DNA-binding response regulator: MIRCLVVDDEAPALAILADYIGQVPFLTLVGTTTNPVEGLTLVQQGQVDLVFLDIQMPRLTGLQFLKLAGSRCKVVLTTAYPEYALEGYENDVVDYLLKPISLERFFKAAQKALTLHPTLAAETTAAAVSAAAPAFLPPGHLFVKGETKNKFLRVNHADILYIEGLSNYVSIHLPAQRIITYQSLKELTETLPQPPFLRVHKPYIVSLDKIRMVDGNTIYIQDKLIPVSETYRERLYRLIREA, encoded by the coding sequence ATGATTCGCTGTCTCGTTGTTGATGACGAAGCTCCCGCCCTGGCCATTCTCGCCGACTACATCGGCCAGGTGCCTTTTCTGACGCTGGTGGGCACGACTACCAATCCCGTGGAGGGCCTCACGCTGGTGCAGCAGGGCCAGGTTGACCTGGTTTTTCTTGATATCCAGATGCCCCGGCTGACGGGCCTGCAATTTTTGAAGCTGGCTGGCAGTCGTTGCAAGGTCGTCCTCACTACGGCCTATCCTGAATACGCGCTCGAAGGCTACGAAAATGACGTGGTGGATTACCTGCTCAAGCCGATTTCCCTCGAGCGGTTCTTCAAGGCCGCCCAAAAGGCGCTGACCTTGCACCCTACCCTGGCCGCCGAAACGACGGCGGCCGCCGTTTCGGCGGCGGCTCCCGCTTTCTTACCCCCTGGCCACCTGTTCGTGAAGGGGGAAACCAAGAACAAGTTTCTGCGCGTCAATCACGCGGATATTTTATATATTGAAGGGCTGAGCAACTACGTCAGTATTCACCTGCCCGCTCAGCGCATTATCACTTACCAAAGCCTGAAAGAGCTGACCGAGACGCTACCGCAACCGCCCTTTTTGCGCGTCCACAAGCCCTACATCGTGTCGCTGGACAAGATTCGGATGGTGGACGGCAACACGATTTATATTCAGGACAAGCTGATTCCGGTCAGCGAAACCTACCGCGAGCGACTGTACCGGCTCATTCGAGAAGCGTGA